In the genome of Streptomyces globosus, one region contains:
- a CDS encoding M48 family metallopeptidase, which translates to MSGTVFEKVPARDRKRFEGISSRAYEHPADRSALVALRKLSGFDTVFKALSGLLPERSLRLLFLSDSVRVGETQFPHLHEMLRDACYILDLEKVPQMYVQQDPKPNAMCIGLDEPIIVVTTALVELLDEEEMRAVVGHEVGHALSGHSVYRTVLLFLTNLALKVAWIPLGTVAISAIVTALREWFRKSELSADRAGLLVGQDVNASMRGLMKIAGGNHLHEMNVDAFLAQAEEYESSGDLRDSVLKILNMLPRTHPFTAVRAAELKKWSQSRDYQRIMDGHYPKRDEDKDASVADSFRQSAAHYADSVRTSRDPLMKLVGGIAGGTADLGGRLRDKFTGAAGSGAASASGPAGAAGGEAGEGATGRG; encoded by the coding sequence ATGAGCGGGACGGTTTTCGAGAAGGTGCCGGCGCGCGACCGCAAGAGGTTCGAAGGCATTTCGTCGCGGGCGTACGAGCACCCGGCGGACCGGTCCGCCCTGGTGGCGCTCCGCAAGCTGAGCGGGTTCGACACGGTGTTCAAGGCGCTGAGCGGGCTGCTGCCGGAGCGCAGCCTGCGGCTGCTGTTCCTGTCGGACTCGGTGCGGGTGGGCGAGACGCAGTTCCCGCACCTGCACGAGATGCTCCGGGACGCCTGCTACATCCTGGACCTGGAGAAGGTCCCGCAGATGTACGTCCAGCAGGACCCGAAGCCGAATGCCATGTGCATCGGGCTGGACGAGCCGATCATCGTGGTGACCACGGCCCTGGTGGAGCTCCTGGACGAGGAGGAGATGCGGGCGGTCGTGGGCCACGAGGTGGGGCACGCGCTGTCGGGCCACTCGGTGTACCGCACGGTGCTGCTGTTCCTGACGAACCTCGCGCTGAAGGTGGCCTGGATCCCGCTGGGCACGGTGGCGATCTCCGCGATCGTGACGGCGCTGCGGGAGTGGTTCCGCAAGTCGGAGCTGTCGGCGGACCGGGCGGGCCTGCTGGTCGGGCAGGACGTGAACGCCTCGATGCGCGGCCTGATGAAGATCGCGGGCGGCAACCACCTGCACGAGATGAACGTGGACGCCTTCCTCGCCCAGGCCGAGGAGTACGAGTCGAGCGGCGACCTGCGGGACTCCGTCCTGAAGATCCTCAACATGCTGCCGCGGACGCACCCCTTCACCGCGGTGCGGGCGGCCGAGCTGAAGAAGTGGTCGCAGAGCCGGGACTACCAGCGGATCATGGACGGCCACTACCCGAAGCGCGACGAGGACAAGGACGCCTCGGTGGCGGACTCCTTCCGGCAGTCGGCCGCGCACTACGCGGACTCGGTGCGCACGAGCCGGGATCCGCTGATGAAGCTGGTGGGCGGCATCGCGGGCGGGACGGCCGACCTGGGCGGCCGGCTGCGGGACAAGTTCACCGGCGCGGCCGGCTCCGGGGCGGCGTCCGCCTCCGGTCCGGCGGGCGCGGCCGGCGGCGAGGCCGGGGAGGGCGCTACGGGGCGGGGCTGA
- a CDS encoding glutamate-5-semialdehyde dehydrogenase: protein MTSLDATASPVLAAARRARTAAAAVAPLPRSAKDTALLAIADALEARTAEITAANAVDTDKARAAGTSETVIDRLTLTPERIRAIASDVRDVAALPDPVGEVVRGSTLPNGIDLRQIRVPLGVVGIIYEARPNVTVDAAALCLKSGNAVLLRGSSSAYASNTALVAILRDAVESAGLPADAVQLVPGESRDSVRELMRARGLVDVLIPRGGASLIKTVVEESTVPVIETGTGNCHVYVDAQADLDMAVEILVNSKAQRPSVCNAAETLLVHRDIADAFLPRALDALADAGVTVHGDARVLAAAEGSKATAVPATDEDWAAEYLSYDIAAGVVDSLDDAVDHIRRWTSGHTEAIVTTSQAAARRFTQLVDSTTVAVNASTRFTDGGQFGFGAEIGISTQKLHARGPMGLPELTSTKYIVTGDGHVR, encoded by the coding sequence ACGGCCTCGCCCGTCCTCGCCGCCGCCCGCCGCGCCCGCACCGCCGCCGCGGCCGTCGCCCCGCTCCCGCGGTCCGCCAAGGACACCGCGCTCCTGGCCATTGCGGACGCCCTGGAGGCCCGTACCGCCGAGATCACCGCCGCGAACGCCGTCGACACCGACAAGGCGCGCGCCGCCGGCACCAGCGAGACCGTCATCGACCGCCTCACCCTCACCCCGGAGCGGATCCGCGCCATCGCCTCCGACGTCCGCGACGTCGCCGCCCTCCCCGACCCCGTCGGCGAGGTCGTCCGCGGCTCCACCCTCCCCAACGGCATCGACCTGCGGCAGATCCGCGTCCCGCTCGGCGTGGTCGGCATCATCTACGAGGCCCGGCCCAACGTCACCGTCGACGCCGCCGCGCTCTGCCTCAAGTCAGGCAACGCCGTCCTGCTGCGCGGCAGCTCCTCCGCCTACGCCTCCAACACCGCGCTCGTCGCCATCCTCCGCGACGCCGTCGAGTCCGCCGGCCTGCCCGCCGACGCGGTCCAGCTCGTCCCCGGCGAGTCCCGCGACTCCGTCCGCGAGCTGATGCGCGCCCGCGGCCTCGTCGACGTCCTCATCCCGCGCGGCGGGGCCTCCCTCATCAAGACCGTCGTGGAGGAGTCCACCGTCCCGGTCATCGAGACCGGTACCGGCAACTGCCACGTCTACGTGGACGCGCAGGCCGACCTCGACATGGCCGTGGAGATCCTCGTCAACTCCAAGGCGCAGCGCCCCTCCGTCTGCAACGCCGCCGAGACGCTCCTCGTCCACCGCGACATCGCCGACGCCTTCCTGCCGCGCGCCCTCGACGCCCTCGCCGACGCCGGCGTCACCGTCCACGGCGACGCGCGCGTCCTCGCCGCCGCCGAGGGCTCGAAGGCCACCGCCGTGCCCGCCACCGACGAGGACTGGGCCGCCGAGTACCTCTCCTACGACATCGCCGCCGGCGTCGTCGACTCCCTCGACGACGCCGTCGACCACATCCGCCGCTGGACCTCCGGCCACACGGAGGCGATCGTCACCACCTCGCAGGCCGCCGCCCGCCGCTTCACCCAGCTGGTCGACTCCACCACCGTCGCCGTGAACGCCTCCACCCGGTTCACGGACGGTGGCCAGTTCGGCTTCGGTGCCGAGATCGGCATCTCCACCCAGAAGCTGCACGCCAGGGGCCCGATGGGCCTGCCCGAACTGACCTCCACCAAGTACATCGTCACCGGTGACGGCCACGTACGGTAA